A stretch of the Halictus rubicundus isolate RS-2024b chromosome 16, iyHalRubi1_principal, whole genome shotgun sequence genome encodes the following:
- the LOC143362318 gene encoding uncharacterized protein LOC143362318: MAVLESCWSPFVWTNSVKTGCKAIAFYTIAICIILITLVSYQLHGGESSQLYNPLFEADVRESMQIVGGFFIFYFILLISSALLMVHGVRERIRGWLLPWLILWFIACLFELVFGLWLVGGYYIYLEATFAAMCLWLWMSYNVYCWLVVLSMYKIFEKLQSPNIELLWP; encoded by the exons ATGGCAGTTCTGGAATCCTGTTGGTCACCCTTTGTTTGGACTAATAGTGTCAAAACAGGATGCAAAGCCATTGCTTTTTACACAatt gCAATATGTATAATACTGATTACATTAGTTTCTTATCAACTACATGGAGGAGAATCGTCACAACTGTATAACCCTTTATTTGAAGCTGATGTCAGGGAAT CAATGCAAATTGTCGGAGGGTTcttcatattttatttcatcCTTCTCATCTCATCCGCACTGTTAATGGTACATGGAGTAAGGGAGAGAATACGAGGCTGGTTACTGCCTTGGCTTATATTGTGGTTTATCGCATGTCTTTTCGAACTAGTTTTTGGGCTTTGGCTTGTAGGAGGATATTATATCTAC CTTGAAGCAACATTTGCCGCAATGTGTCTCTGGCTTTGGATGTCATATAAT GTATATTGTTGGCTGGTTGTTCTCtctatgtacaaaatatttgagAAGCTGCAGTCTCCGAATATTGAGCTTTTGTGGCCCTAA